The Deltaproteobacteria bacterium genomic sequence GGGCCTGAAGATTTATTTGCAACTGCAGTGCAAGAAAGGTGCGTTGGTGAACTTGGTCGTATGTTACGAGCATTAGCGCTTGATGGTTGTACTGAATATCCTTTATTTCTTAATGTAAATCCTAATGAATTTAATCAGGGCTTTTTAGTGCAACCTGATGATCCAGTTTTTTGGCACGAGCTCCCTATTTATATGGAAATTACGGAGAGCGTACCCCTTAGTCATTTTGCTTTGTGTTCGCATGTAATTGGAGAGCTGCGTTCAAAAGGGGTGCGTATTGCAATCGATGACCTTGGTGCAGGATTTTCTAATCTAAAATATATATCTGATCTTGAACCTGATATTGTTAAAGTTGATCGTGAACTTGTTGCCGGCGTCGATAAAAATCGTCGTAAGTTTCGCCTGCTGCATTCAATAGTAAGTCTATGTAATCATATGGGCGCCGCCGTAGTCGCTGAAGGCATCGAAACTACCGAAGAATTAGTGGCGGTTTGCGCCACCGGGGCGCAGTATGGTCAAGGGTTCTTGTTGGCATATCCGGATACCCCACTACCTAAAGCTGAATGGCCGATGTAATATTAAAAAAATATTAAGGTTGTTGTGGCGGGTTTAATAATTTATCTATTCGTTCGGTAATTATATTTAAGCGCAACGCTAATGTATTTATTATACTCGATGAGGTATTTTGAGTGTCTTCATTAATACCATATCTGGCCATCATGTTTTTAGTTCTGGTATAATCTCTTTTTAGCATA encodes the following:
- a CDS encoding EAL domain-containing protein: MAKEQQGSFARVWGRAQSGELGEANINISQVMQIINERLVRIVYQPIVDLKTRKIYGYEALARSLTPKFKGPEDLFATAVQERCVGELGRMLRALALDGCTEYPLFLNVNPNEFNQGFLVQPDDPVFWHELPIYMEITESVPLSHFALCSHVIGELRSKGVRIAIDDLGAGFSNLKYISDLEPDIVKVDRELVAGVDKNRRKFRLLHSIVSLCNHMGAAVVAEGIETTEELVAVCATGAQYGQGFLLAYPDTPLPKAEWPM